One Mercurialis annua linkage group LG3, ddMerAnnu1.2, whole genome shotgun sequence DNA window includes the following coding sequences:
- the LOC126672227 gene encoding uncharacterized protein LOC126672227, which yields MTCQNFYQTGHNEKFCSATSVANRAPTTVDRASTTTDPAPVPPKQTQTTVRQPPLSRPPSRMPKLPVVGGKGLLETAPVTMNQHQADANVRASAEVQQSNAKRNAEMQQCNGTDRYTRHYTRFTKRNPAYQQATQPHVYGGSKKLWKPPGFAAYPPNRYGVWEDSITSNIILHPMTRDEAILPYINRKRVENEPEPLFMTEKKEDF from the exons ATGACATGTCAAAATTTCTACCAAACTGGTCATAACGAGAAATTTTGTTCAGCAACATCAGTAGCTAATCGAGCGCCAACAACAGTTGATCGAGCATCAACAACAACTGATCCAGCACCGGTACCAcccaaacaaacacaaacaacaGTTAGACAACCACCTCTATCTAGACCTCCATCTAGAATGCCCAAACTGCCG gTTGTTGGTGGAAAAGGTTTATTAGAAACTGCACCTGTTACTATGAATCAACACCAAGCAGATGCAAATGTACGTGCAAGTGCGGAAGTGCAACAGAGCAATGCAAAAAGAAATGCTGAAATGCAACAATGTAATGGAACCGATAGATATACAAGGCACTATACTCGATTCACAAAGAGAAACCCAGCCTATCAACAAGCTACACAACCTCATGTCTACGGTGGTAGTAAAAAACTGTGGAAGCCACCTGGATTTGCAGCATATCCACCAAATAGATATGGTGTTTGGGAAGATTCAATCACCTCTAACATAATTTTACAT CCTATGACTAGAGATGAGGCTATTCTACCTTATATCAACAGGAAAAGAGTGGAAAATGAACCGGAACCATTATTCATGACTGAAAAGAAAGAAGACTTTTAA
- the LOC126673971 gene encoding uncharacterized protein LOC126673971, with translation MYSILKLLLKIIPTVEQQPLPIFPIVNVLPMPLAIIIPIMRVISTMKTRLKIMQQILPNKKKVRGPTLLADIWNMPEGERILVKFNNRWQAIKREGRVLVSFLGTMARNPLIIPLHISDWRNFTQTQKENFLILVKKKFIIPKDGEKWVLKSLGKKWKDYKCELKSENFEKYRNIDELINNRPERIPNDQWTILASHWFSDKTKKRSDTNKRSRSKQKLLHTGGSKSIARLMDEMAENGEEPSRAKAFIATHRKRKDGRPIDIDSMERVEKMTEMLDELPNSIEQSRGNGAWEDDIYSKVMGPEPYGRVRGLGLGPTPKSLWGYSHQSEMPEENNTPTNEKVHRLEEELKAMEQRHVDEISTMKESQVRLESQISLLLSSFGMRVPQQPMTFRSNEILNEQVQSTSETHRPMHRPIA, from the exons ATGTACTCCATACTCAAACTACTACTCAAAATAATCCCAACGGTCGAGCAGCAGCCCTTGCCAATCTTTCCGATCGTCAACGTTCTGCCCATGCCCCTAGCCATAATCATTCCAATCATGAGAGTGATTTCAACTATGAAGACGAGACTCAAGATAATGCAGCAG ATTCTTCCCAACAAAAAAAAAGTGCGAGGACCTACTCTACTAGCCGACATTTGGAACATGCCTGAAGGGGAACGCATCCTTGTGAAATTTAACAATCGATGGCAAGCGATTAAAAGGGAAGGTCGGGTGCTTGTTAGCTTTTTAGGCACTATGGCTAGAAACCCTCTAATAATACCACTTCATATTTCTGATTGGAGAAACTTTACTCAGACTCAGAAAGAAAACTTTTTAATCCTAGTGAAG aAAAAGTTCATAATTCCCAAGGATGGGGAAAAATGGGTGCTGAAATCATTGGGAAAGAAATGGAAGGATTATAAATGTGAACTTAAATCTGAAAACTTtgaaaaatatagaaatatagATGAGCTTATAAATAATAGACCTGAGCGTATACCAAATGATCAATGGACGATCCTCGCTTCTCATTGGTTTTCAGATAAAacaaag AAACGGAGCGATACGAATAAAAGAAGTCGTTCAAAGCAAAAGTTGCTGCATACAGGAGGATCTAAAAGTATCGCACGTCTAATGGATGAAATG GCTGAAAATGGGGAAGAGCCCTCTAGAGCAAAAGCTTTTATAGCAACACATAGGAAACGTAAAGATGGACGACCAATTGATATAGACTCCATGGAGAGAGTT GAGAAAATGACTGAAATGTTAGATGAATTGCCAAACTCTATTGAGCAATCCCGTGGTAATGGTGCTTGGGAGGATGATATTTATTCTAAGGTTATGGGACCTGAGCCGTATGGCCGAGTTCGTGGGTTAGGATTAGGTCCTACCCCTAAAAGTTTATGGGGGTATTCTCATCAATCAGAAATGCCTGAAGAAAACAATACACCAACTAATGAAAAAGTACATCGTTTAGAAGAAGAGCTCAAAGCAATGGAACAACGTCATGTAGATGAGATATCAACTATGAAGGAAAGTCAAGTACGATTAGAGTCTCAAATTTCTCTGTTGTTATCATCTTTTGGAATGAGGGTTCCTCAACAGCCTATGACTTTTAGATCTAATGAAATTCTTAATGAACAG GTTCAAAGTACAAGTGAAACTCATCGGCCAATGCATCGGCCAATTGCTTAA
- the LOC126672228 gene encoding uncharacterized protein LOC126672228, producing the protein MPLKTIFRKWVSKVLAERLSSFLPLIVSESQFGFVKGRNIHDCHMIASEIIHLVHSRREKVIMVKLDFKKAFDSVSWSFIISMLKRMNFDEVWINWISSLFKSSQLSVLINGSPTENFFMEKGVRQGDPISPLLFVLAVEGMRAIFDEAISLGLIDGIQIDGYRKPVLLFQFADDTLKSSVTGINLDDHSMGLAAEILTCKIDSFPITYLGLPLSLKKPTAKQWDPIVQNFSSQLSSWRGSLLSPAAPVSVLNSLEKYMRNFLWNGSINGNYFSKVAWRDVCSPFLDGGLNIIPLRLKNRCLLFKWIWKLMNANYNSLWFLVVNSSCAFKFWFELFSGNTARYSHLWRGIINCCLSNEDSWNIFYSNISFSLGIGNRLRFWHDKWIGEDRLSSSFPRLFKVSRSPNIMVVQVFENDQFDRSSLIWKRSLRLGEKEDLNQLQLLMETVTINNLQQDVFSG; encoded by the exons ATGCCATTAAAGACTATATTTCGTAAATGGGTCTCTAAAGTGTTGGCTGAAAGGCTTTCTTCTTTTTTGCCCTTGATTGTGTCTGAAAgtcagtttggatttgttaaagGGAGAAACATCCACGACTGTCATATGATCGCTTCCGAAATTATTCATTTGGTTCATTCTCGTAGAGAGAAAGTTATTATGGTAAAGCTGGATTTTAAGAAAGCTTTCGATTCGGTGTCGTGGAGCTTTATTATTTCTATGCTAAAGCGTATGAATTTTGACGAGGTTTGGATTAATTGGATTAGCTCTCTCTTTAAATCTTCGCAGTTATCTGTGTTGATAAATGGGTCTCCAACAGAaaatttttttatggaaaaagGTGTGCGGCAAGGAGATCCAATCTCCCCTCTTTTATTCGTGTTAGCTGTTGAAGGAATGCGAGCAATTTTTGATGAGGCTATTTCTTTGGGTTTGATAGATGGAATCCAAATTGATGGCTACCGCAAGCCAGTTTTGTTATTTCAGTTTGCTGACGACACTTTG AAATCGTCTGTTACTGGAATTAATTTGGATGATCATTCAATGGGTTTAGCAGCTGAAATCTTAACTTGTAAGATTGATTCGTTTCCTATAACTTATTTGGGTTTGCCTTTGTCTCTGAAGAAGCCGACTGCGAAACAATGGGATCCGATAGTCCAGAATTTCTCATCTCAATTGTCTTCTTGGCGCGGTAGTTTGCTATCTCCGGCAG CTCCTGTCTCAGTGCTTAATTCACTAGAGAAATATATGCGAAATTTTCTATGGAATGGTTCTATCAATGGAAATTATTTTAGTAAGGTGGCTTGGAGAGATGTTTGTTCTCCTTTTCTTGATGGTGGTCTGAATATTATTCCGCTTCGTTTAAAGAATAGATGTTTATTATTCAAGTGGATTTGGAAATTGATGAACGCTAACTACAACTCCCTGTGGTTCTTGGTCGTTAATAGTAGTTGTGCTTTTAAGTTTTGGTTTGAGCTTTTTTCTGGAAATACTGCAAGATATTCACACTTATGGAGAGGTATCATTAATTGCTGTTTATCTAATGAGGATTCTTGGAATATTTTCTACTCTAATATTTCGTTTTCTCTGGGTATTGGAAACCGTTTACGTTTCTGGCACGATAAATGGATTGGGGAGGACAGATTATCTTCTTCGTTCCCTCGTTTGTTTAAAGTTTCCAGGTCTCCTAATATTATGGTGGTGCAGGTTTTTGAGAATGACCAGTTTGATAGGTCTTCTCTTATTTGGAAGAGGTCGTTACGGCTGGGTGAGAAAGAAGATTTGAATCAGCTACAATTATTAATGGAAACAGTCACTATTAATAATCTGCAGCAAGATGTGTTTTCTGGATGA